One part of the Mycosarcoma maydis chromosome 18, whole genome shotgun sequence genome encodes these proteins:
- a CDS encoding putative sugar transporter, with protein sequence MGSKYHYTPRRISNDHFGIDIGLRGNALLSVITATCAVAFCTVGIENGLLGGVINTTQFKETFNDPDANTIGNIVSLYEIGCVIGALSTFVVGDVLGRRRTILLSSILMLIGAAIQAASSTVGVMIAGRIISGLGMGAINSTVPILQAETSPAVSRGQLVALDLTVLNIGIVFAYWMDYGFAYSGLTGSKVWRIPVALQSVFIIVLVLTTLIIPDSPRWLAKKGRHEEAIAVLERLHNASIDSPEVQNSYAGIQQALEHERAAANTGWASLVAKDSIQTRKRLFLACFIQAAQQLSGINALIYYSGTLFSKSIGLDDKKSALMAGGLNMCLILGSIISIFFIDRVGRKKLLIPCIAGMSAVMCVQTGLVKVIQDGTQNANYGRAASAMLFVFEFFFSLGFQATVWLIPSEVLPLLIRTKGSALSTASNWIFNFAIVKFTPSALQNIGWRTYIIFAVLNACWVPVIYFFLPETKGRSLEEIDELFATDDWHIDNSHAATDTKAAAHRSGDVEYADIDAGSNKSSFKGDNIVTSTGDSK encoded by the coding sequence CAACGACCATTTCGGTATCGATATCGGCCTCCGCGGCAATGCGCTACTCTCTGTCATCACTGCAACCTGCGCCGTGGCCTTCTGTACTGTCGGAATAGAGAACGGACTGTTGGGCGGCGTTATCAACACGACCCAGTTCAAGGAGACGTTCAACGACCCCGACGCCAACACCATCGGCAACATCGTATCACTGTACGAGATTGGTTGCGTGATCGGGGCGCTTTCCACCTTTGTTGTTGGTGATGTCCTCGGACGTCGTCGCACAATTCTCCTTAGCTCGATTCTAATGCTTATTGGAGCTGCCATTCAGGCTGCCTCCAGTACAGTCGGCGTCATGATTGCAGGTCGAATCATCAGTGGTCTTGGTATGGGTGCCATCAATTCGACCGTTCCCATCCTTCAAGCCGAAACCTCGCCAGCAGTCTCCCGTGGCCAGCTTGTTGCACTTGATCTGACCGTGCTCAACATCGGTATTGTTTTTGCGTACTGGATGGACTATGGTTTCGCCTACAGCGGTCTCACCGGCAGCAAAGTGTGGCGAATCCCTGTCGCTCTCCAAAGTGTCTTCATCATTGTACTTGTACTCACAACCCTCATCATTCCCGACTCCCCCCGTTGGCTCGCCAAAAAGGGCCGTCACGAAGAGGCGATCGCTGTTCTTGAGCGTCTCCACAACGCTTCTATCGACTCTCCCGAGGTGCAAAATTCTTATGCTGGTATCCAGCAGGCTCTCGAGCATGAGCGAGCCGCTGCCAACACCGGATGGGCATCGCTCGTCGCCAAAGACAGCATCCAAACCCGCAAGCGTTTGTTCCTTGCTTGCTTCATCCAAGCCGCTCAACAGCTCTCGGGAATCAACGCCCTTATCTACTACTCCGGAACGCTCTTCTCCAAGTCGATCGGATTGGACGACAAGAAGTCAGCACTCATGGCTGGTGGACTCAACATGTGCCTGATCCTCGGTTCTATCATCTCGATTTTCTTCATTGACCGTGTTGGCCGCAAGAAGCTCCTGATTCCTTGCATTGCTGGTATGTCGGCCGTCATGTGCGTCCAAACGGGCCTTGTCAAGGTGATCCAGGACGGCACGCAGAATGCCAACTATGGCCGAGCCGCTTCTGCAATGCTCTTCGTGTTTGAGTTCTTCTTCTCCCTCGGCTTCCAGGCAACAGTTTGGCTTATCCCTTCGGAGGTGCTTCCGTTGCTCATCAGGACCAAGGGCTCGGCTCTGTCCACCGCCTCGAACTGGATCTTCAACTTTGCCATCGTCAAGTTCACACCCAGTGCACTCCAAAACATTGGCTGGAGGACTTACATCATTTTTGCCGTTCTCAACGCGTGCTGGGTTCCCGTCATCTACTTCTTCCTCCCCGAAACCAAGGGACGAAGCCTTGAAGAGATTGACGAGCTGTTTGCTACGGACGACTGGCACATCGATAACTCGCACGCCGCTACCGACACTAAGGCTGCTGCCCACCGCAGCGGCGACGTCGAGTACGCTGACATTGACGCTGGCTCCAACAAGAGCAGCTTCAAGGGGGACAACATTGTCACTTCCACCGGCGACTCCAAGTAA
- a CDS encoding putative succinate semialdehyde dehydrogenase has product MMNTKLKDLSLLEASDFLKAPDSLDTSDNESFDVMDPGSGRPICRLTASNLKDVDYAIQAASQAFPSYSAIPARERAMLLLNFDKLIRDNLDDLAWILVYETGKPLEEARAEVQYALTFSWWYVGETERVQGQVVKSATNPSLRYLTVWQPVGPVAILTPWNFPVALFVRKAVSALAAGCTIVAKPSPETPLSTLAVANLLHRAGFPSGSVNIVLASYRNTPAIGQALCTDLRIKKLSFTGSTRVGRLLMQQCAPTLKKLTLELGGLGAYLIFDDADIEAAATALVANKLRHAGQTCISAQRTFVHESIVDRVLKCIIELLDRVTLGHGAQPSTTLGPLQTERSQQKVREHIEDARAKGATVYTSKAAVPSSGYFVAPTLIVGCTAEMLVFQEESFGPLISLTSFATEQEAVALANKTDMGLTSYVFTKDSARLWRMFEQLKAGNVGLNVGGSTTAAEIPFGGVDQSGFGKEAGIGAGLKEYMVEKSATMSIA; this is encoded by the exons atgatgaatACCAAGCTCAAAGATCTTTCGCTGCTGGAAGCCTCTGACTTTCTCAAGGCTCCGGACAGTCTTGATACATCTGACAACGAATCGTTTGATGTGATGG ACCCAGGCTCGGGAAGGCCGATATGCCGCTTGACGGCCTCTAACCTCAAAGACGTGGACTATGCCATTCAGGccgcaagccaagctttCCCGTCGTATTCGGCAATCCCGGCCAGAGAACgcgcgatgctgctgctgaattTCGATAAGCTCATCCGTGACAatctcgacgatcttgCTTGGATTCTGGTCTACGAGACGGGCAAACCGTTGGAAGAGGCACGAGCAGAGGTGCAGTATGCGCTCACTTTCAGCTGGTGGTACGTTGGAGAGACCGAACGTGTGCAAGGTCAAGTGGTCAAGAGCGCCACCAATCCTTCTCTACGCTACTTGACGGTGTGGCAACCCGTCGGCCCTGTGGCAATCCTGACGCCCTGGAACTTTCCTGTGGCGCTCTTCGTCCGCAAAGCAGTCAGTGCCCTCGCAGCCGGATGCACAATTGTCGCCAAACCATCACCTGAAACGCCTCTCTCGACACTTGCGGTTGCCAACTTGCTCCATCGCGCTGGTTTCCCCTCTGGCTCCGTCAACATTGTCCTGGCATCCTATCGGAATACCCCGGCCATCGGCCAGGCCCTTTGCACTGATCTGCGTATCAAGAAGCTCAGCTTCACAGGTAGTACCCGTGTAGGCCGACTACTGATGCAACAGTGTGCACCAACCCTCAAGAAGCTAACGCTTGAACTAGGTGGCCTTGGTGCGTACCTCATCTTCGACGACGCTGACATCGAGGCAGCTGCCACAGCACTTGTCGCCAATAAATTGCGACACGCAGGCCAGACCTGCATCTCGGCGCAGAGGACTTTTGTGCATGAGTCCATCGTCGATAGAGTGCTCAAGTGCATCATAGAACTGCTGGATCGTGTAACGCTCGGACACGGTGCCCAACCATCTACGACACTCGGACCACTGCAGACCGAACGAAGTCAGCAAAAGGTTCGCGAGCATATCGAAGACGCCAGAGCTAAAGGCGCCACAGTTTATACGTCAAAAGCTGCTGTGCCGAGCTCTGGATACTTTGTTGCGCCGACCCTGATCGTAGGATGCACCGCTGAAATGCTTGTCTTCCAAGAGGAGTCGTTTGGTCCACTCATCAGCCTGACGAGCTTCGCCACAGAGCAGGAGGCTGTAGCACTGGCCAATAAGACTGATATGGGCCTGACTTCTTACGTATTTACCAAGGACTCGGCGCGGCTTTGGCGAATgtttgagcagctcaaggccGGTAATGTCGGACTGAATGTCGGCGGCAGTACCACGGCGGCCGAGATCCCATTTGGCGGTGTCGACCAGTCAGGGTTCGGAAAGGAAGCCGGAATCGGCGCCGGCCTTAAGGAGTATATGGTCGAGAAGTCGGCCACCATGTCGATAGCATAA
- a CDS encoding putative beta-isopropyl-malate dehydrogenase produces the protein MSRSSGKDAPKAFKVMVLQGDHIGPEVMAEVLPLFDVIQSHFGIKVETFERLIGGSCLDQHDCPIQESTLQEASECHAVLLGSVGGPKWDVGDSSRRPETGILRMRKHLNLYANVRPAKIISERQLELSSLKEHVVRGVNIITLRENAGGIYFGRKQEPDPLAHKDLCEYTREEVVRLTRVAAALSLASSHGPLPIISVDKANVMATSRLWRQVVTETIRDEFPQLMDKLSHQLVDSAAMLLAKDPRKLNGVVLTENLFGDILSDLTSVIPGSLGVLGSAEIDGPPIPSQDFRMPMGVYQPVSGSAPDIAGKGIANPIGMFMSFGLMCRWSLGLPKAADAIDSAIKDCLESGQCTRDVGGTLSTQQAGSALRQSIQEFLS, from the exons ATGTCAAGAAGCAGCGGCAAAGATGCGCCTAAGGCGTTCAAGGTCATGGTGTTGCAAGGCGATCACATCGGACCAGAAGTCATGGCCGAGGTATTGCCGCTCTTTGATGTGATCCAGTCACATTTCGGTATCAAGGTCGAGACCTTCGAGCGTTTGATAGGAGGCAGTTGCCTTGACCAACATGATTGCCCGATCCAGGAGAGTACCCTACAAGAAGCATCCGAGTGCCATGCAGTCCTGTTGGGCAGCGTCGGAGGCCCGAAATGGGATGTTGGTGACTCAAGTAGGAGACCAGAAACGGGCATCTTGCGCATGCGTAAACATCTGAATCTATACGCCAACGTCAGGCCTGCCAAGATCATCTCGGAGCGCCAACTCGAACTGAGCTCGCTCAAAGAGCATGTCGTTCGTGGCGTCAACATCATCACGTTGCGAGAGAATGCAGGGGGTATCTATTTTGGCAGAAAGCAAGAGCCAGACCCCCTTGCCCACAAAG ATCTTTGCGAATATACACGCGAAGAGGTTGTTCGTCTGACACGCGTGGCAGCGGCTCTATCGCTTGCCAGCAGTCATGGCCCACTACCTATCATCTCGGTCGACAAGGCCAACGTCATGGCAACATCGCGACTCTGGCGCCAAGTGGTCACCGAGACCATCCGCGACGAATTTCCTCAGCTAATGGATAAATTGAGCCACCAACTCGTCGACTCGGCTGCGATGTTGCTGGCGAAAGACCCGCGAAAGCTCAACGGCGTCGTCCTGACCGAAAAT CTCTTTGGCGACATTCTGAGCGATCTCACATCGGTCATCCCTGGATCTCTTGGTGTGCTCGGATCCGCTGAAATCGACGGTCCCCCCATTCCCTCACAAGACTTCCGAATGCCCATGGGCGTCTATCAACCAGTCTCCGGATCTGCACCGGACATTGCTGGCAAGGGTATCGCCAACCCGATCGGCATGTTCATGTCCTTTGGCCTTATGTGCCGATGGTCGCTCGGATTGCCAAAGGCGGCTGATGCCATCGACAGCGCCATCAAAGATTGCCTCGAGTCAGGTCAATGTACGCGAGACGTTGGCGGGACGCTGTCT